Proteins found in one Nostoc sp. NIES-3756 genomic segment:
- a CDS encoding thermonuclease family protein: MNNLIKRLLILVSVGMILLCLMGCERFLSTTGDLVERVSDGDTLVVRDSEGKKVTVRFACVDAPEIAHTNKEKQSKRSRDRDQFGWGVKAQARVQQLVKQAGDRVKLNITDSDHYGRKVAEVRLKDGTLVQQVLLQEGLAKVYRPYLNKCPSKEIVQQAEAKAQQQKLGIWGDPKFVNPWEYRSLK; the protein is encoded by the coding sequence ATGAATAACTTGATTAAAAGACTACTGATTTTAGTCAGTGTGGGAATGATTTTATTATGTTTGATGGGTTGTGAGCGCTTTCTTAGTACAACTGGGGACTTGGTGGAACGAGTTAGTGACGGTGATACTTTAGTTGTCAGAGATAGTGAGGGGAAGAAAGTTACTGTCCGGTTTGCTTGTGTGGATGCGCCAGAAATTGCTCATACTAATAAAGAGAAGCAAAGTAAACGCTCTAGAGATCGTGATCAATTTGGTTGGGGTGTGAAAGCACAAGCACGGGTGCAACAATTGGTAAAACAAGCAGGCGATCGCGTTAAATTGAATATTACTGATAGCGATCATTATGGACGTAAGGTTGCTGAGGTGCGATTAAAAGATGGTACTCTTGTACAACAAGTACTATTACAGGAAGGTTTAGCCAAAGTCTACCGCCCCTATTTAAACAAGTGTCCTAGCAAAGAAATAGTGCAGCAAGCTGAGGCTAAAGCTCAACAACAAAAACTAGGTATTTGGGGAGATCCTAAATTTGTCAATCCTTGGGAATATCGTAGCTTAAAATGA
- a CDS encoding response regulator translates to MYLTNSLISEENKQYSQQPLVLAVEDHDDSLLLISYTLESLGCRYICQKDSFATVLVAKEYQPDLIMLDILLPSLNGLEVVRQLKQQPLTKHIPVVAVTALSTREDQKTIMSAGFDDYICKPYLIEELEAVIHKILPGKFDSHSAYQLCSE, encoded by the coding sequence ATGTATCTAACAAATTCACTAATAAGTGAGGAAAACAAGCAATACAGTCAGCAGCCTTTAGTTTTGGCAGTTGAAGATCATGATGACAGTCTATTGCTTATTAGTTATACGCTTGAGTCACTTGGCTGTAGATACATTTGCCAAAAAGACAGTTTTGCAACTGTACTTGTGGCAAAAGAGTACCAACCCGATCTAATTATGTTGGATATCTTACTACCAAGCTTAAATGGGCTTGAGGTTGTACGTCAGCTTAAGCAACAACCTTTAACTAAACATATTCCAGTAGTGGCTGTGACAGCTTTATCTACTCGAGAAGATCAAAAAACAATTATGAGCGCAGGTTTTGATGACTACATCTGCAAACCCTACTTGATTGAGGAATTAGAGGCAGTAATACACAAAATCCTGCCTGGAAAATTTGATTCACATTCAGCTTATCAGCTATGTTCAGAGTAG